The following are from one region of the Trichoplusia ni isolate ovarian cell line Hi5 chromosome 1, tn1, whole genome shotgun sequence genome:
- the LOC113494121 gene encoding potassium channel subfamily K member 18-like codes for MKSNMDKSIKKKNNVNGKYKKNGKSENYRIDDDVITTCCLCVKTKKSKKKSFIAGCVTNLGIFTLLLAYTLVGAFIFLAIEGGAAKIHQKTLATTSYQANENQKSVPLTKLNGTISQASAELRSQTVESIWEITVSLNILYKENWTRLAAQEIARFQEKLVARVAADVSAQYGGARALESAPALVVDDYEWNFAKAFLYSLTVLTTIGYGSVAPRTALGKAVTIGYAVIGIPLTLLYLSVVGALLSRLARSVFSRALCCCICTKCGYCCLDERAMTSKERKEKVRRQDDYRHQTLHLQEPYYVRSPSGTIISASQAHSVSTNSIKDKSQGLSFLRDCDSMSCTDTDSKVSLRGFSILAPISLCLAAIFTYIFFGALVLYQLEGWSPIDGVYFCFMSLSTIGFGHLAPGATQRNGASSGTVWFCSIYIMTGLALTAMCFNVLHDEIVHRLRHHEKVLKANSQKVLTSEFLHRS; via the exons ATGAAGTCGAACATGGACAAGAGTATAAAAAAGAAGAACAATGTGAACGGGAAATACAAGAAGAATGGAAAATCTGAGAACTACAGGATCGACGATGACGTCATTACGACTTGCTGTCTCTGCgtcaaaacaaagaaaagtaAGAAAAAGAGTTTTATCGCGGGATGCGTGACGAATTTGGGAATCTTTACTTTACTCCTCGCTTACACCCTGGTCGGTGCTTTCATATTCCTAGCAATCGAAGGAGGCGCAGCGAAGATACACCAGAAAACCCTCGCAACCACTTCCTACCAAGCAAATGAGAACCAGAAATCAGTTCCTTTAACGAAATTGAATGGTACAATCAGTCAGGCCAGTGCGGAGTTGAGATCACAGACAGTTGAAAGCATTTGGGAGATAACAGTGTCgttaaacattttgtataagGAGAATTGGACGAGGTTGGCTGCGCAGGAGATTGCCAGGTTTCAGGAGAAGCTGGTGGCGAGAGTGGCGGCTGATGTGTCGGCGCAGTATGGAGGAGCGAGGGCCCTGGAGTCAGCCCCGGCCTTGGTCGTTGATGACTATGAATGGAACTTTGCTAAAGCTTTTCTTTATTCCTTAACTGTTCTTACTACAATAG GTTACGGCAGCGTGGCGCCTCGAACGGCTTTAGGGAAAGCAGTTACAATAGGTTATGCTGTCATCGGCATACCTTTAACACTACTATACCTCTCCGTCGTAGGAGCTCTGCTATCACGACTAGCACGTAGCGTGTTTAGCAGAGCCCTGTGTTGCTGCATCTGCACCAAGTGCGGATACTGCTGTCTTGACGAAAGAGCTATGACCagcaaagaaagaaaagaaaaagtacgAAGGCAAGACGATTACAGACACCAAACTCTGCATCTCCAAGAACCGTACTACGTAAGATCGCCATCTGGAACGATTATATCAGCGTCGCAAGCTCACAGTGTTAGCACAAATTCTATCAAAGATAAATCGCAAGGTTTAAGTTTTCTAAGGGACTGTGATTCAATGAGCTGCACTGATACCGACTCCAAGGTTTCGTTACGAGGATTCTCTATCCTAGCACCAATTTCTTTATGTTTGGCAGCGATTTTCACGTACATCTTCTTTGGGGCTCTAGTCTTGTATCAACTAGAAGGCTGGAGCCCCATCGACGGTGTTTACTTCTGCTTCATGAGTCTCAGCACCATCGGCTTCGGGCATTTGGCTCCAGGTGCGACTCAAAGGAACGGAGCCTCGTCTGGCACAGTTTGGTTCTGCTCAATTTATATCATGACTGGCCTCGCTCTCACAGCAATGTGCTTCAACGTCCTACACGACGAGATAGTACACCGACTTCGACATCACGAGAAAGTGCTAAAGGCTAATAGCCAGAAGGTTTTGACATCAGAATTTCTTCATCGCTCTTGA